In Armatimonadota bacterium, the sequence GGAAGTCACCGTCCTCAATGCGAATGGAATTCCCGCCGACGTTTCCGTGGCGGAAATCGTCCATGCCGCCAAGAGGTGGCTTCCCTGAACATCCTCATTGCGCGCCTTTCGTCTCTAGGCGACGTCGTCTGCACGCTCCCCGTGGCCGCCAGCTTGCGAACCTCCTTTCCCGAGTGCCACATCAAGTGGGTTGTCGATCCTCGCTTTGCCGGAATCCTTGAATGCTGTCCTGCCGTCGACGAAATCGTCACCTGCAAGCCTTCGTTTTCGCCGTCCTCGTTGCCGAGCTTCAAAGAGCCATTCGATCTCGCTCTAGACATGCAGGGCCTCAGCAAAAGCGCATTGGTCGTCGGACGGGCCCGCGCAGCCCGAAAGCTTGGCTACCATTGGCAACGCGAAATCGCCCCGTTCTATTCTCAGCGCGTCTTACCCGATCCATCCTCGCTCCACGTCGTGGACCAGTACGTCGATGTGATCCGGGCCGCTGGGGCCGAGGCGTCCAAGGCAGATTTCGGCTTGATCGCCCTCGACGACGATAGGGAGCGCATGAAAGCCCTTCTGTCCCAGCACGGTGTGACCGGTCCGTTTGTGGTCATGAATGCCGGTGCGGGCTGGGCCACCAAACGTTGGCCCCCGTCTCACTTTGCGACTCTCATCGA encodes:
- a CDS encoding lipopolysaccharide heptosyltransferase I, which produces MASLNILIARLSSLGDVVCTLPVAASLRTSFPECHIKWVVDPRFAGILECCPAVDEIVTCKPSFSPSSLPSFKEPFDLALDMQGLSKSALVVGRARAARKLGYHWQREIAPFYSQRVLPDPSSLHVVDQYVDVIRAAGAEASKADFGLIALDDDRERMKALLSQHGVTGPFVVMNAGAGWATKRWPPSHFATLIEMLASKGVQSVLIGTDSAADVAAASEVVAACPTPVVNLLGKTSIRELVALIHLSNAHIGGDTGSTHIAAALSVPAIGLYSITKPSRTCPYGQIHRCHYSETGLSDIMPGDVYKTVWEAFG